Part of the Acidobacteriota bacterium genome, GCCTGCGAACTTCAATATTTTGGGTGACGGGCGAGCCAGGAATCTAGAAGCGATCAATACGTTCCGAATCAACGGCAATCGGGCGTTCGCTGTCCCTGGATCACAGAATCTCTTTGTTGGCATTGGTGCGGGACCGGCTGGTGCCCCCGGGAGTGCGAATACGTTTGTCGGAAACCTTGCGGGAAATTCGAATACAACCGGTACGAGCAACTCTTTCTTAGGAAGCGAGTCAGGGAGAAACAACACCACTGGTACCAGCGGTGCATACTTTGGCTACAATTCTGGAGCTTCGAATACGACTGGAAACGACAACTCATTTTTCGGTGCCGGGAGCGGCTCCAACAATACAACCGGCAACCGAAATTCTTTCGTTGGTACCGCCTCAGGACAGGCAAACACAGTCGGAAGCAATAATTCTCATTTCGGATACTTTGCCGGCTTTCAGAACATAGGAGCGGGCAACTCAATCTTCGGCAGTACGGCGGCACTGAACCTGACCAACGGCCTCTCAAACTCGTTCTTTGGCTACGAAGCAGCATTAACGATGACGACCGGTAATGAGAATTCGTACTTCGGATCCTTCGCCGGGAAAAACGCCTCGACAGGAACCCGAAATTCATTTTTCGGACACGCCGCTGGTTTCGGACGCTCGGGTGACAATCTAACGCTGATCGGCTCATTCGCACAGACGACGGTTGACGGTCTGACATTCGCAACTGCGATCGGATCGAACGCGACGGTCTCTTCGAACAACACCATTGCGCTCGGAAGATCCGGTGGTGAAGACACGGTTCTGATCCCGGGTCCGCTCCAGGCAGCCGGCAATCTAACGGCCGCGATGGTCAACGCAGGGAGTCAATTCAATATTGGCGGAAACCGGATCCTCGGCAATCCCGGCACAGCAAACCTTTTTGCCGGAATCGGCTCGGGAAGTGTGAACGCAGGAGTAAACAATTCGTTCTTCGGTTCAATGTCGGGAAACGCAAACACTTCCGGCGATCGAAATTCCTTCTTTGGAGCAAGCAGTGGTCAAAATAATTCGACAGGGATCCAGAACACCTTTATCGGTGACGAAGCCGGCTTCAACAACACTACGGGAGGAGCAAACACGTTCCTCGGTGCCCAAACGGGTTCGAACAATTCGACCGGCAACAACAACACGCTTCTCGGGAACAGCACCAACGTAGCGTCCGGAAACCTTTCGTACGCGACCGCGATCGGAGCCGGGGCGACCGCATCTGCCAGCAACATCATCGTCCTCGGCCGATCTGGTGGGCAGGATCTCGTGAGCATTCCCGGAACAACACGAGCAAATGTGGTCGAAACGTTTACGCATTTTTCGATCGGCAGCAATCGAGTTCTCTCGACCCCTGGAGCCTTTACAGTTTTCGCCGGCTCGGGTGCCGGGCGCATTGGCAGTTTATATACGGGTTCGCGCAATTCGTTTTTCGGCGCACAAGCCGGGAACCAGATCGAGAACGGGACCGACAACTCGTTATTTGGAGCGTTCAGCGGTTTTGAACTAGTATCAGGTTCATTCAACACGTTCATCGGAGACGATGCCGGTAGGCAAACCACATCAGGCAATCGAAATACGTTCGTCGGCGATACCGCAGGAACCGCTAATTTCTCGGGATCGGACAATGTGATTCTCGGCGCATCATCAGGTGGCGGAAATTTGACGGGCGTTTACAACACTTATGTCGGATCGTTTGCGGCATCGAGTGCATCGTCTGGCGATCGCAATACGTTTATCGGGGGAGCCGCCGGTGGTGCAACCTCGGCCGGATCAAAGAACACATTACTTGGATTTGATAGTTCCGTTAGTAACAGCTTATCTTATGCGACCGCTATTGGTGCGGAATCGACTGTTTCAACCAGCAACACGATCGCTCTTGGTCGTTCAAATGGGTCTGACACGGTAAAAATCTACGGCCGGCTTCGGCTTGGGACCTTTGGGTCGGCATCCGCGACCACGCTGTGCTACACCGTTGCTACTTTGGAAGTGACGACCTGTTCCTCATCGATTCGATATAAGGAAAACATTTCTGATTATCGGAGTGGAATGGATCTGATCCGTCGGCTTCGGCCTGTTTATTTCGATTGGAAGCACAACGGCGTGCGTGATTTTGGACTCGTCGCCGAGGAGGTCGCGGCGGTCGAACCGCTTCTTGCTACGACCAATAAAGATGGCGAGATCCAGGGCGTGAACTACGAACGCATCGGCGTCGTGCTTGTAAACGCCGTCAACGAACAGCAATCCGAGATCGAGCGGCTCAAGGCCGACTCCGAAAACAAATCTCGCCAGATCGAAGAGTTGCTTGAGGCCAACCGTCGGCAACAGGCGCAGATCGAGGCTCTAACAAAACTATTTTGCTCGGCAAATCCGGCGGCCGGAATCTGCCGCGAACGGCCGTAGCAAAACAAAAGGCCCGGAAGCGGGTTCCGGGCCTTTAATCCAACCTTCTTACTCCCAAAGAGCTTAGCCTTTCGCCTTCTTGATCTCTTCGATCAGGACGGGCACGGCCTCGAAGAGGTCGCCGACGATGCCGTAATCGGCGATGTCAAAGATCGGTGCCTCGCTGTCCTTGTTGATAGCGACGATCGTTCCGGAGTTCTTCATCCCGACGATGTGCTGAATAGCGCCCGAGATGCCGAGAGCGACGTAGAGTTTCGGCGCAACGGTCTGGCCCGAAGAACCGATCTGGCGGTCGATGGGCAGCCACTCGCTGTCGCAGATCGGACGCGACGCTGCAAGGTCGGCACCGAGAGCATCCGCGAGCTGCTGTGCAAGTGCGAGGTTTTCTTCCGACTTGATGCCGCGTCCGACCGCGACTATTACCTCGCTCTTGGTCAGGTCAACCGACGCCTTAGCTTCCTGGAACGGCTCTTCGGCGGTCATCCGAACCTCGCCGATATTCACGTCCATCGTTTCGACGGCTGCACTTCCCTTCGCGGCACTATCGCCGCGGTAAGCGCCCGATTGGAACGTGACGAAATACGGAGCATCGCCGCCGACGGTCAGGTCAGCATCGAGCTTTCCGAGAAAGATGCGTCGAGTCAGGACGAGCTTGCCGCCCTCGGCACGATAGCGGATGACGTCGCCGACCAATTCGCGGCCAAAGCGGGTCGCCACCTTCGGAGCAAAATCGCGCACCTGGTAGGTATGCGACATCACGATGTACTGCGGATTCGTCGCCTTGATCACCTGCTCCCAGGCGTCTGCATATGCATCGGGCGTATAGGTGCCGAGTTTGTCGCTCTTGGCAACGATCACCTTCTCGAGGTCGTAACCTGCGATCTCCTGAACGAGCGGACATTCGCCGGTGCACGGTATTACTGCGGTTGCCTTCATCCCGAGGTCTTCTCCGATGGCCTGTGCCGCCGCGATCGCCTCAAGCGAGGTTTTGTTCAATACGCAATTTTTGTGTTCGATGAATACGAGGATCATATTGCCCGCACCTCCGTTTTGAGTTTCTCGACCAGCTCGACCGCACCGGCCTTGGCATCGCCATTGCCGAGCATCTGGGTCTGTTTGGTCTTGAGCGGCATGTAAACTTTCGAGATAGACTGCCCTGCAGCGAATGCCTCAATCGCGGCTGTGACCTCGCGGATCTCCTTCTTCTTCGCCGCCATGATGCCCTTCAGCGAGGCGTAGCGGATCTGCGAGATGCCGGATTGAATGGTGAAGAGTGCAGGGAGTTTATAGCTGAACCATTGGTACCAGCCACTCTCAAGCTCGCGCTTGATGCGGAGGCTCTCGCCGAGGCTTTCGCGGTCGACCTCGATGACGATGGTGCCGTGCGGTATGCCGAGCAGCTCGGCGAGCACCACGCCCGTTTGGCCATAGCTCGCGTCGTCAGATTGCAGCCCGGCGAAAACGAGTTCGGCATTTTCTTCGCGGATCGCATCGGCGATGGCCTTCGCGATCTGGTAAGGCGAAAGCTTGTTGGCGTCGTCGGCGACCACGTGGATCGCACGATCGGCACCGCGAGCGAGGGCATCTTTGATAACCGATTTCGCCGATTGCGGCCCGAGCGTGCAGACGATCACTTCGCCCTCACCCTTGGCTTCCTTGAGCCGAAGAGCCTCTTCGAGGGCGTAGCCGTCCGATTCGTTCGTCTGCATCGCGACGTCCGTCTCGTTGATCCATTTTTCGTCAGGTCCGATGCGAAGGACGGCGTCCTTATTCGCAACCTGTTTCATTAAAACTATGATCTTCATACTATTAAATTATCACACACTGAATGAATACTCATTCAGTAACAGCCTACTTATCCGAAAGCTTCTTGATTATCGACTTAGCAAGGTTCTCGTTGATTTCCGAGTGTCTCGGAACAGGTTGGGATTGCTTCGTTTCAGTGTTGGTGTACCAGTCATGCTTCCCGCCATGCCGGGTCAACACGCATCCCATTTGTTCAAGCCTTCTGATCAGATCTCGGCGTTTCACTATGCGATGACAAGTTCCTCAACACGTCTGACGAACGGCACCTCACCCGACTCTAGA contains:
- a CDS encoding tail fiber domain-containing protein, which translates into the protein MFNRARTIFVLSFFLLATFDVIGQSTSFNYQGELKFNGQPANGNFDLEFLLFDAASGGTQIGTTAARSNVAVADGRFTVSLDFGAIFTGPERFLEIRVRQAGGGGFTILDPRQRIGSSPYAVRSVSAGTADTATTATNATNAVNATNATTAATATNALNLGGVAANQYVLTTDPRMSDPRTPTAGSNSYIQNTTVEQSPANFNILGDGRARNLEAINTFRINGNRAFAVPGSQNLFVGIGAGPAGAPGSANTFVGNLAGNSNTTGTSNSFLGSESGRNNTTGTSGAYFGYNSGASNTTGNDNSFFGAGSGSNNTTGNRNSFVGTASGQANTVGSNNSHFGYFAGFQNIGAGNSIFGSTAALNLTNGLSNSFFGYEAALTMTTGNENSYFGSFAGKNASTGTRNSFFGHAAGFGRSGDNLTLIGSFAQTTVDGLTFATAIGSNATVSSNNTIALGRSGGEDTVLIPGPLQAAGNLTAAMVNAGSQFNIGGNRILGNPGTANLFAGIGSGSVNAGVNNSFFGSMSGNANTSGDRNSFFGASSGQNNSTGIQNTFIGDEAGFNNTTGGANTFLGAQTGSNNSTGNNNTLLGNSTNVASGNLSYATAIGAGATASASNIIVLGRSGGQDLVSIPGTTRANVVETFTHFSIGSNRVLSTPGAFTVFAGSGAGRIGSLYTGSRNSFFGAQAGNQIENGTDNSLFGAFSGFELVSGSFNTFIGDDAGRQTTSGNRNTFVGDTAGTANFSGSDNVILGASSGGGNLTGVYNTYVGSFAASSASSGDRNTFIGGAAGGATSAGSKNTLLGFDSSVSNSLSYATAIGAESTVSTSNTIALGRSNGSDTVKIYGRLRLGTFGSASATTLCYTVATLEVTTCSSSIRYKENISDYRSGMDLIRRLRPVYFDWKHNGVRDFGLVAEEVAAVEPLLATTNKDGEIQGVNYERIGVVLVNAVNEQQSEIERLKADSENKSRQIEELLEANRRQQAQIEALTKLFCSANPAAGICRERP
- a CDS encoding electron transfer flavoprotein subunit alpha/FixB family protein; amino-acid sequence: MILVFIEHKNCVLNKTSLEAIAAAQAIGEDLGMKATAVIPCTGECPLVQEIAGYDLEKVIVAKSDKLGTYTPDAYADAWEQVIKATNPQYIVMSHTYQVRDFAPKVATRFGRELVGDVIRYRAEGGKLVLTRRIFLGKLDADLTVGGDAPYFVTFQSGAYRGDSAAKGSAAVETMDVNIGEVRMTAEEPFQEAKASVDLTKSEVIVAVGRGIKSEENLALAQQLADALGADLAASRPICDSEWLPIDRQIGSSGQTVAPKLYVALGISGAIQHIVGMKNSGTIVAINKDSEAPIFDIADYGIVGDLFEAVPVLIEEIKKAKG
- a CDS encoding electron transfer flavoprotein subunit beta/FixA family protein, which gives rise to MKIIVLMKQVANKDAVLRIGPDEKWINETDVAMQTNESDGYALEEALRLKEAKGEGEVIVCTLGPQSAKSVIKDALARGADRAIHVVADDANKLSPYQIAKAIADAIREENAELVFAGLQSDDASYGQTGVVLAELLGIPHGTIVIEVDRESLGESLRIKRELESGWYQWFSYKLPALFTIQSGISQIRYASLKGIMAAKKKEIREVTAAIEAFAAGQSISKVYMPLKTKQTQMLGNGDAKAGAVELVEKLKTEVRAI
- a CDS encoding type II toxin-antitoxin system HicA family toxin, which gives rise to MKRRDLIRRLEQMGCVLTRHGGKHDWYTNTETKQSQPVPRHSEINENLAKSIIKKLSDK